Proteins from a genomic interval of Salvelinus sp. IW2-2015 linkage group LG14, ASM291031v2, whole genome shotgun sequence:
- the epb41l2 gene encoding protein 4.1 isoform X2: MTTEVGSETEVRKEPEKAEEQPAAPESEPAATNQTDEAKAAEQSANDHPAPATDSAEAPAEAKEKQEEAQPADNATPQEGEDTPASPPASEKKGISRFLPPWLKKQKSQSQVGPKESQAAPEEAGVASVKEEDGEKGEQAEAEQTSSPTADQPQVEEEKINGEPKPEQIEEVKSEEKEEENHSTGSADTQPAKEEKAAEESQEKSAAEEENKEAEEGGEEKKDEEESPKPEGGHSFIKSPLKLTKKVKMVMCHVTMLDGSQFPCEVEKRAKGQYLFFKVYEVLNLLEKDYFGLSYKDNSDQTCWLDPTKEIKRQIRNATWQFVFNVKFYPPDPSQLTEDITRYLLCLQLRQDIVSGRLPCSFVTHSLLGSYALQAELGDHDSGEHRLDYISDFQFAPSQTKEMEEKVVELHKTHRGMTPAQADAQFLENAKKLSMYGVDLHHAKDSEGVDIMLGVCANGLLIYKDRLRINRFAWPKILKISYKRSNFYIKIRPGETEQFESSVGFKLPNHRAAKRVWKVCVENHTFFRLMTPEAPTKAKFLTLGSKFRYSGRTQAQTRQASTLIDRPAPYFERTSSKRISRSLDGAPVINVTEAHESAPTSGENGREPGLELSSDSKSGKLRVQGENIYVRHSNLMLEDLDKTQEDVLKHQASISELKRSFMEATPEPRPSQWEKRLTASPATSLRLQAQGSLEEEMTSILFSKFACESGLVDPGCTTTRRAAEGAVVSASGPLVSALLTTERCPPSRTQESLPDLTVDTVAKSADDKQKSGEAAWQAAEVEIEETVVVEEIRVAPKGSVTVTTPEVITPVAVETEVKKPKEEVKEEQKRPVSVSSDSEEEEEEEAGEYHPQVTVSASVDQIREEPEEEEEEEEEQQVNEEPVAEPEPVVEVKAQPVPAVVEETSATEPQLAPVAEESPEDILVTPDEAPNGHAESPEGHPGTVALDEEEEPRVNGDASHSETERLPQVICCSEPPVVKTEMVTISDTFAAQKTEIATKEVPIVHTETKTITYEAAQLDGSGDGEPGVLMTAQTITSESLCTTTTTHITKTLKGGLSETRIEKRIVITGDSDIDHDQALAQAIKEAKEQHPDMSVTRVVVHKETELAEEGED; encoded by the exons ATGACGACAGAGGTGGGATCTGAGACGGAGGTGAGGAAAGAGCCGGAGAAGGCAGAGGAGCAGCCTGCAGCACCTGAATCAGAACCAGCAGCCACCAACCAGACAGACGAGGCCAAGGCCGCAGAGCAGTCCGCCAACGACCACCCCGCTCCGGCCACCGACTCAGCCGAGGCCCCCGCAGAGGCCaaggagaagcaggaggaggCCCAGCCCGCCGACAACGCCACACCACAGGAGGGCGAGGACACCCCAGCCTCACCACCAGCCTCAGAGAAGAAAGGCATCTCCAGGTTCCTCCCTCCATGGCTTAAGAAGCAGAAGTCTCAGAGCCAGGTGGGACCCAAAGAGAGCCAGGCTGCACCCGAGGAGGCAGGCGTTGCCTCCGTGAAGGAGGAGGACGGTGAGAAGGGGGAGCAGGCCGAGGCAGAGCAGACGTCATCGCCCACAGCAGACCAACCACAGGTGGAAGAAGAGAAAATAAACGGAGAGCCGAAACCAGAACAGATTGAGGAAGTGAAATcggaggaaaaagaggaggagaatCATTCCACTGGCAGTGCAGACACTCAG CCTGCTAAGGAGGAGAAAGCAGCAGAGGAATCTCAGGAGAAGAGCGCAGCAGAAGAGGAGAACAAGgaggcagaggaaggaggagaggagaagaaagacgAGGAAGAGAGCCCGAAGCCTGAGGGTGGACATTCTTTTATCAAGTCACCGCTGAAACTGACCAAGAAGGTGAAGATGGTGATGTGTCACGTGACCATGCTTGATGGAAGCCAGTTCCCCTGTGAGGTGGAG AAACGGGCGAAAGGCCAGTACCTGTTCTTTAAAGTGTATGAAGTCCTGAACCTACTGGAGAAGGACTACTTTGGGTTGAGTTACAAAGACAACTCTGACCAGACG TGCTGGCTGGACCCTACAAAGGAGATCAAACGTCAGATCCGCA ATGCCACCTGGCAGTTTGTGTTCAATGTCAAGTTCTACCCTCCGGATCCATCCCAGCTGACCGAGGATATTACCAG ATATCTCCTGTGCCTTCAGCTCCGGCAGGACATAGTGTCGGGGCGTCTGCCCTGCTCCTTCGTCACCCACTCCCTGCTGGGTTCCTACGCCCTGCAGGCCGAGCTGGGAGATCATGACTCCGGCGAGCACCGCCTCGACTACATCAGCGACTTCCAGTTCGCCCCCTCACAGAccaaggagatggaggagaaggtggtGGAGCTCCACAAAACTCACAG GGGGATGACTCCTGCTCAAGCAGATGCCCAGTTCTTAGAAAACGCTAAGAAGTTGTCGATGTACGGTGTGGATCTCCACCACGCCAAG gaCTCTGAGGGAGTGGACATCATGTTGGGAGTGTGTGCCAACGGCCTGCTGATCTACAAAGACCGACTCCGGATAAACCGCTTTGCCTGGCCCAAAATCCTCAAGATTTCCTACAAACGCAGCAACTTCTATATCAAAATCAGGCCGGGAGAG ACAGAGCAGTTTGAGAGCTCTGTGGGCTTCAAGCTGCCCAACCACCGCGCTGCCAAGAGGGTCTGGAAGGTCTGCGTGGAGAATCACACCTTCTTCAG GTTGATGACTCCAGAAGCGCCCACTAAAGCCAAGTTTCTCACGCTGGGCTCCAAGTTCCGATACAGTGGGCGGACCCAGGCCCAGACACGACAGGCCAGCACCCTCATCGACAGGCCGGCACCCTACTTCGAGCGCACCTCCAGCAAGCGTATCTCACGAAGCCTGGATGGAG CTCCAGTGATTAACGTGACTGAGGCCCACGAGTCAGCCCCCACCTCTGGGGAGAACGGCAGGGAGCCTGGCCTGGAACTCTCCTCTGATTCCAag AGCGGAAAGTTGAGAGTGCAGGGGGAAAATATATATGTCAGACATAGCAATTTAATGTTGGAG GACCTGGATAAGACTCAGGAGGATGTTTTGAAACATCAGGCTAGCATTAGCGAGTTAAAGCGCAGTTTTATGGAGGCCACCCCTGAGCCGCGTCCCAGTCAGTGGGAAAAGCGCCTCACAGCCAGCCCGGCTACCAGCCTGCGTCTGCAGGCCCAAGGG AGCTTGGAAGAGGAAATGACCTCCATTTTATTCAGTAAATTTGCCTGCGAGTCTGGTCTGGTTGATCCCGGCTGCACTACCACTAGGCGAGCAGCAGAGGGCGCTGTAGTCTCTGCGTCTGGCCCTCTGGTCTCAGCTCTACTCACTACCGAG AGATGCCCCCCATCCAGAACACAGGAGTCTCTCCCTGACCTCACGGTGGACACGGTCGCCAAg AGTGCAGATGATAAACAGAAATCCGGCGAGGCGGCATGGCAGGCAGCAGAGGTTGAGATAGAAGAGACGGTAGTTGTCGAGGAGATCAGGGTGGCCCCCAAAGGCTCCGTCACCGTCACCACCCCTGAGGTGATCACCCCCGTCGCCGTGGAGACTGAGGTCAAGAAGCCCAAGGAGGAAGTTAAGGAGGAGCAGAAGAGGCCTGTGAGCGTGTCCTCggacagtgaggaggaggaggaggaggaggcgggggaGTACCATCCGCAAGTCACCGTCAGCGCCTCAGTGGACCAGATCAGAGAAGAGCccgaggaagaagaagaggaggaggaggaacagcaaGTCAATGAAGAGCCAGTTGCAGAACCAGAACCAGTGGTCGAGGTAAAGGCCCAGCCTGTCCCTGCAGTAGTGGAAGAAACCTCCGCGACAGAACCACAACTAGCCCCTGTGGCGGAGGAGAGCCCCGAGGACATCCTGGTTACCCCTGACGAGGCCCCTAACGGGCATGCCGAGTCCCCTGAGGGCCATCCTGGCACCGTGGCcctggatgaggaggaggagcccAGAGTCAATGGGGACGCGTCTCACTCCGAGACAGAGCGCCTCCCCCAGGTTATTTGTTGCTCTGAG ccacccGTGGTGAAGACCGAGATGGTGACCATCTCAGACACGTTTGCGGCCCAGAAGACCGAGATTGCCACTAAGGAGGTTCCCATCGTGCACACCGAGACAAAGACCATCACGTACGAGGCTGCACAG CTGGACGGCAGCGGAGACGGCGAACCAGGCGTTCTCATGACGGCCCAAACCATTACCTCGGAGTCACtgtgcaccaccaccaccacacacatcaccaag
- the epb41l2 gene encoding protein 4.1 isoform X10, whose product MVMCHVTMLDGSQFPCEVEKRAKGQYLFFKVYEVLNLLEKDYFGLSYKDNSDQTCWLDPTKEIKRQIRNATWQFVFNVKFYPPDPSQLTEDITRYLLCLQLRQDIVSGRLPCSFVTHSLLGSYALQAELGDHDSGEHRLDYISDFQFAPSQTKEMEEKVVELHKTHRGMTPAQADAQFLENAKKLSMYGVDLHHAKDSEGVDIMLGVCANGLLIYKDRLRINRFAWPKILKISYKRSNFYIKIRPGETEQFESSVGFKLPNHRAAKRVWKVCVENHTFFRLMTPEAPTKAKFLTLGSKFRYSGRTQAQTRQASTLIDRPAPYFERTSSKRISRSLDGAPVINVTEAHESAPTSGENGREPGLELSSDSKVEEEPSEGAVATPTEGTEMKVDEPDSSQQDLDKTQEDVLKHQASISELKRSFMEATPEPRPSQWEKRLTASPATSLRLQAQGSLEEEMTSILFSKFACESGLVDPGCTTTRRAAEGAVVSASGPLVSALLTTERCPPSRTQESLPDLTVDTVAKSADDKQKSGEAAWQAAEVEIEETVVVEEIRVAPKGSVTVTTPEVITPVAVETEVKKPKEEVKEEQKRPVSVSSDSEEEEEEEAGEYHPQVTVSASVDQIREEPEEEEEEEEEQQVNEEPVAEPEPVVEVKAQPVPAVVEETSATEPQLAPVAEESPEDILVTPDEAPNGHAESPEGHPGTVALDEEEEPRVNGDASHSETERLPQVICCSEPPVVKTEMVTISDTFAAQKTEIATKEVPIVHTETKTITYEAAQLDGSGDGEPGVLMTAQTITSESLCTTTTTHITKTLKGGLSETRIEKRIVITGDSDIDHDQALAQAIKEAKEQHPDMSVTRVVVHKETELAEEGED is encoded by the exons ATGGTGATGTGTCACGTGACCATGCTTGATGGAAGCCAGTTCCCCTGTGAGGTGGAG AAACGGGCGAAAGGCCAGTACCTGTTCTTTAAAGTGTATGAAGTCCTGAACCTACTGGAGAAGGACTACTTTGGGTTGAGTTACAAAGACAACTCTGACCAGACG TGCTGGCTGGACCCTACAAAGGAGATCAAACGTCAGATCCGCA ATGCCACCTGGCAGTTTGTGTTCAATGTCAAGTTCTACCCTCCGGATCCATCCCAGCTGACCGAGGATATTACCAG ATATCTCCTGTGCCTTCAGCTCCGGCAGGACATAGTGTCGGGGCGTCTGCCCTGCTCCTTCGTCACCCACTCCCTGCTGGGTTCCTACGCCCTGCAGGCCGAGCTGGGAGATCATGACTCCGGCGAGCACCGCCTCGACTACATCAGCGACTTCCAGTTCGCCCCCTCACAGAccaaggagatggaggagaaggtggtGGAGCTCCACAAAACTCACAG GGGGATGACTCCTGCTCAAGCAGATGCCCAGTTCTTAGAAAACGCTAAGAAGTTGTCGATGTACGGTGTGGATCTCCACCACGCCAAG gaCTCTGAGGGAGTGGACATCATGTTGGGAGTGTGTGCCAACGGCCTGCTGATCTACAAAGACCGACTCCGGATAAACCGCTTTGCCTGGCCCAAAATCCTCAAGATTTCCTACAAACGCAGCAACTTCTATATCAAAATCAGGCCGGGAGAG ACAGAGCAGTTTGAGAGCTCTGTGGGCTTCAAGCTGCCCAACCACCGCGCTGCCAAGAGGGTCTGGAAGGTCTGCGTGGAGAATCACACCTTCTTCAG GTTGATGACTCCAGAAGCGCCCACTAAAGCCAAGTTTCTCACGCTGGGCTCCAAGTTCCGATACAGTGGGCGGACCCAGGCCCAGACACGACAGGCCAGCACCCTCATCGACAGGCCGGCACCCTACTTCGAGCGCACCTCCAGCAAGCGTATCTCACGAAGCCTGGATGGAG CTCCAGTGATTAACGTGACTGAGGCCCACGAGTCAGCCCCCACCTCTGGGGAGAACGGCAGGGAGCCTGGCCTGGAACTCTCCTCTGATTCCAag GTAGAGGAGGAGCCTAGCGAAGGGGCGGTGGCCACACCTACTGAGGGCACTGAG ATGAAAGTAGATGAGCCAGACTCCTCCCAACAG GACCTGGATAAGACTCAGGAGGATGTTTTGAAACATCAGGCTAGCATTAGCGAGTTAAAGCGCAGTTTTATGGAGGCCACCCCTGAGCCGCGTCCCAGTCAGTGGGAAAAGCGCCTCACAGCCAGCCCGGCTACCAGCCTGCGTCTGCAGGCCCAAGGG AGCTTGGAAGAGGAAATGACCTCCATTTTATTCAGTAAATTTGCCTGCGAGTCTGGTCTGGTTGATCCCGGCTGCACTACCACTAGGCGAGCAGCAGAGGGCGCTGTAGTCTCTGCGTCTGGCCCTCTGGTCTCAGCTCTACTCACTACCGAG AGATGCCCCCCATCCAGAACACAGGAGTCTCTCCCTGACCTCACGGTGGACACGGTCGCCAAg AGTGCAGATGATAAACAGAAATCCGGCGAGGCGGCATGGCAGGCAGCAGAGGTTGAGATAGAAGAGACGGTAGTTGTCGAGGAGATCAGGGTGGCCCCCAAAGGCTCCGTCACCGTCACCACCCCTGAGGTGATCACCCCCGTCGCCGTGGAGACTGAGGTCAAGAAGCCCAAGGAGGAAGTTAAGGAGGAGCAGAAGAGGCCTGTGAGCGTGTCCTCggacagtgaggaggaggaggaggaggaggcgggggaGTACCATCCGCAAGTCACCGTCAGCGCCTCAGTGGACCAGATCAGAGAAGAGCccgaggaagaagaagaggaggaggaggaacagcaaGTCAATGAAGAGCCAGTTGCAGAACCAGAACCAGTGGTCGAGGTAAAGGCCCAGCCTGTCCCTGCAGTAGTGGAAGAAACCTCCGCGACAGAACCACAACTAGCCCCTGTGGCGGAGGAGAGCCCCGAGGACATCCTGGTTACCCCTGACGAGGCCCCTAACGGGCATGCCGAGTCCCCTGAGGGCCATCCTGGCACCGTGGCcctggatgaggaggaggagcccAGAGTCAATGGGGACGCGTCTCACTCCGAGACAGAGCGCCTCCCCCAGGTTATTTGTTGCTCTGAG ccacccGTGGTGAAGACCGAGATGGTGACCATCTCAGACACGTTTGCGGCCCAGAAGACCGAGATTGCCACTAAGGAGGTTCCCATCGTGCACACCGAGACAAAGACCATCACGTACGAGGCTGCACAG CTGGACGGCAGCGGAGACGGCGAACCAGGCGTTCTCATGACGGCCCAAACCATTACCTCGGAGTCACtgtgcaccaccaccaccacacacatcaccaag
- the epb41l2 gene encoding protein 4.1 isoform X9: MTTEVGSETEVRKEPEKAEEQPAAPESEPAATNQTDEAKAAEQSANDHPAPATDSAEAPAEAKEKQEEAQPADNATPQEGEDTPASPPASEKKGISRFLPPWLKKQKSQSQVGPKESQAAPEEAGVASVKEEDGEKGEQAEAEQTSSPTADQPQVEEEKINGEPKPEQIEEVKSEEKEEENHSTGSADTQPAKEEKAAEESQEKSAAEEENKEAEEGGEEKKDEEESPKPEGGHSFIKSPLKLTKKVKMVMCHVTMLDGSQFPCEVEKRAKGQYLFFKVYEVLNLLEKDYFGLSYKDNSDQTCWLDPTKEIKRQIRNATWQFVFNVKFYPPDPSQLTEDITRYLLCLQLRQDIVSGRLPCSFVTHSLLGSYALQAELGDHDSGEHRLDYISDFQFAPSQTKEMEEKVVELHKTHRGMTPAQADAQFLENAKKLSMYGVDLHHAKDSEGVDIMLGVCANGLLIYKDRLRINRFAWPKILKISYKRSNFYIKIRPGETEQFESSVGFKLPNHRAAKRVWKVCVENHTFFRLMTPEAPTKAKFLTLGSKFRYSGRTQAQTRQASTLIDRPAPYFERTSSKRISRSLDGAPVINVTEAHESAPTSGENGREPGLELSSDSKRCPPSRTQESLPDLTVDTVAKSADDKQKSGEAAWQAAEVEIEETVVVEEIRVAPKGSVTVTTPEVITPVAVETEVKKPKEEVKEEQKRPVSVSSDSEEEEEEEAGEYHPQVTVSASVDQIREEPEEEEEEEEEQQVNEEPVAEPEPVVEVKAQPVPAVVEETSATEPQLAPVAEESPEDILVTPDEAPNGHAESPEGHPGTVALDEEEEPRVNGDASHSETERLPQVICCSEPPVVKTEMVTISDTFAAQKTEIATKEVPIVHTETKTITYEAAQLDGSGDGEPGVLMTAQTITSESLCTTTTTHITKTLKGGLSETRIEKRIVITGDSDIDHDQALAQAIKEAKEQHPDMSVTRVVVHKETELAEEGED, encoded by the exons ATGACGACAGAGGTGGGATCTGAGACGGAGGTGAGGAAAGAGCCGGAGAAGGCAGAGGAGCAGCCTGCAGCACCTGAATCAGAACCAGCAGCCACCAACCAGACAGACGAGGCCAAGGCCGCAGAGCAGTCCGCCAACGACCACCCCGCTCCGGCCACCGACTCAGCCGAGGCCCCCGCAGAGGCCaaggagaagcaggaggaggCCCAGCCCGCCGACAACGCCACACCACAGGAGGGCGAGGACACCCCAGCCTCACCACCAGCCTCAGAGAAGAAAGGCATCTCCAGGTTCCTCCCTCCATGGCTTAAGAAGCAGAAGTCTCAGAGCCAGGTGGGACCCAAAGAGAGCCAGGCTGCACCCGAGGAGGCAGGCGTTGCCTCCGTGAAGGAGGAGGACGGTGAGAAGGGGGAGCAGGCCGAGGCAGAGCAGACGTCATCGCCCACAGCAGACCAACCACAGGTGGAAGAAGAGAAAATAAACGGAGAGCCGAAACCAGAACAGATTGAGGAAGTGAAATcggaggaaaaagaggaggagaatCATTCCACTGGCAGTGCAGACACTCAG CCTGCTAAGGAGGAGAAAGCAGCAGAGGAATCTCAGGAGAAGAGCGCAGCAGAAGAGGAGAACAAGgaggcagaggaaggaggagaggagaagaaagacgAGGAAGAGAGCCCGAAGCCTGAGGGTGGACATTCTTTTATCAAGTCACCGCTGAAACTGACCAAGAAGGTGAAGATGGTGATGTGTCACGTGACCATGCTTGATGGAAGCCAGTTCCCCTGTGAGGTGGAG AAACGGGCGAAAGGCCAGTACCTGTTCTTTAAAGTGTATGAAGTCCTGAACCTACTGGAGAAGGACTACTTTGGGTTGAGTTACAAAGACAACTCTGACCAGACG TGCTGGCTGGACCCTACAAAGGAGATCAAACGTCAGATCCGCA ATGCCACCTGGCAGTTTGTGTTCAATGTCAAGTTCTACCCTCCGGATCCATCCCAGCTGACCGAGGATATTACCAG ATATCTCCTGTGCCTTCAGCTCCGGCAGGACATAGTGTCGGGGCGTCTGCCCTGCTCCTTCGTCACCCACTCCCTGCTGGGTTCCTACGCCCTGCAGGCCGAGCTGGGAGATCATGACTCCGGCGAGCACCGCCTCGACTACATCAGCGACTTCCAGTTCGCCCCCTCACAGAccaaggagatggaggagaaggtggtGGAGCTCCACAAAACTCACAG GGGGATGACTCCTGCTCAAGCAGATGCCCAGTTCTTAGAAAACGCTAAGAAGTTGTCGATGTACGGTGTGGATCTCCACCACGCCAAG gaCTCTGAGGGAGTGGACATCATGTTGGGAGTGTGTGCCAACGGCCTGCTGATCTACAAAGACCGACTCCGGATAAACCGCTTTGCCTGGCCCAAAATCCTCAAGATTTCCTACAAACGCAGCAACTTCTATATCAAAATCAGGCCGGGAGAG ACAGAGCAGTTTGAGAGCTCTGTGGGCTTCAAGCTGCCCAACCACCGCGCTGCCAAGAGGGTCTGGAAGGTCTGCGTGGAGAATCACACCTTCTTCAG GTTGATGACTCCAGAAGCGCCCACTAAAGCCAAGTTTCTCACGCTGGGCTCCAAGTTCCGATACAGTGGGCGGACCCAGGCCCAGACACGACAGGCCAGCACCCTCATCGACAGGCCGGCACCCTACTTCGAGCGCACCTCCAGCAAGCGTATCTCACGAAGCCTGGATGGAG CTCCAGTGATTAACGTGACTGAGGCCCACGAGTCAGCCCCCACCTCTGGGGAGAACGGCAGGGAGCCTGGCCTGGAACTCTCCTCTGATTCCAag AGATGCCCCCCATCCAGAACACAGGAGTCTCTCCCTGACCTCACGGTGGACACGGTCGCCAAg AGTGCAGATGATAAACAGAAATCCGGCGAGGCGGCATGGCAGGCAGCAGAGGTTGAGATAGAAGAGACGGTAGTTGTCGAGGAGATCAGGGTGGCCCCCAAAGGCTCCGTCACCGTCACCACCCCTGAGGTGATCACCCCCGTCGCCGTGGAGACTGAGGTCAAGAAGCCCAAGGAGGAAGTTAAGGAGGAGCAGAAGAGGCCTGTGAGCGTGTCCTCggacagtgaggaggaggaggaggaggaggcgggggaGTACCATCCGCAAGTCACCGTCAGCGCCTCAGTGGACCAGATCAGAGAAGAGCccgaggaagaagaagaggaggaggaggaacagcaaGTCAATGAAGAGCCAGTTGCAGAACCAGAACCAGTGGTCGAGGTAAAGGCCCAGCCTGTCCCTGCAGTAGTGGAAGAAACCTCCGCGACAGAACCACAACTAGCCCCTGTGGCGGAGGAGAGCCCCGAGGACATCCTGGTTACCCCTGACGAGGCCCCTAACGGGCATGCCGAGTCCCCTGAGGGCCATCCTGGCACCGTGGCcctggatgaggaggaggagcccAGAGTCAATGGGGACGCGTCTCACTCCGAGACAGAGCGCCTCCCCCAGGTTATTTGTTGCTCTGAG ccacccGTGGTGAAGACCGAGATGGTGACCATCTCAGACACGTTTGCGGCCCAGAAGACCGAGATTGCCACTAAGGAGGTTCCCATCGTGCACACCGAGACAAAGACCATCACGTACGAGGCTGCACAG CTGGACGGCAGCGGAGACGGCGAACCAGGCGTTCTCATGACGGCCCAAACCATTACCTCGGAGTCACtgtgcaccaccaccaccacacacatcaccaag
- the epb41l2 gene encoding protein 4.1 isoform X13, whose translation MTTEVGSETEVRKEPEKAEEQPAAPESEPAATNQTDEAKAAEQSANDHPAPATDSAEAPAEAKEKQEEAQPADNATPQEGEDTPASPPASEKKGISRFLPPWLKKQKSQSQVGPKESQAAPEEAGVASVKEEDGEKGEQAEAEQTSSPTADQPQVEEEKINGEPKPEQIEEVKSEEKEEENHSTGSADTQPAKEEKAAEESQEKSAAEEENKEAEEGGEEKKDEEESPKPEGGHSFIKSPLKLTKKVKMVMCHVTMLDGSQFPCEVEKRAKGQYLFFKVYEVLNLLEKDYFGLSYKDNSDQTCWLDPTKEIKRQIRNATWQFVFNVKFYPPDPSQLTEDITRYLLCLQLRQDIVSGRLPCSFVTHSLLGSYALQAELGDHDSGEHRLDYISDFQFAPSQTKEMEEKVVELHKTHRGMTPAQADAQFLENAKKLSMYGVDLHHAKDSEGVDIMLGVCANGLLIYKDRLRINRFAWPKILKISYKRSNFYIKIRPGETEQFESSVGFKLPNHRAAKRVWKVCVENHTFFRLMTPEAPTKAKFLTLGSKFRYSGRTQAQTRQASTLIDRPAPYFERTSSKRISRSLDGAPVINVTEAHESAPTSGENGREPGLELSSDSKVEEEPSEGAVATPTEGTEMKVDEPDSSQQDLDKTQEDVLKHQASISELKRSFMEATPEPRPSQWEKRLTASPATSLRLQAQGRCPPSRTQESLPDLTVDTVAKPPVVKTEMVTISDTFAAQKTEIATKEVPIVHTETKTITYEAAQLDGSGDGEPGVLMTAQTITSESLCTTTTTHITKTLKGGLSETRIEKRIVITGDSDIDHDQALAQAIKEAKEQHPDMSVTRVVVHKETELAEEGED comes from the exons ATGACGACAGAGGTGGGATCTGAGACGGAGGTGAGGAAAGAGCCGGAGAAGGCAGAGGAGCAGCCTGCAGCACCTGAATCAGAACCAGCAGCCACCAACCAGACAGACGAGGCCAAGGCCGCAGAGCAGTCCGCCAACGACCACCCCGCTCCGGCCACCGACTCAGCCGAGGCCCCCGCAGAGGCCaaggagaagcaggaggaggCCCAGCCCGCCGACAACGCCACACCACAGGAGGGCGAGGACACCCCAGCCTCACCACCAGCCTCAGAGAAGAAAGGCATCTCCAGGTTCCTCCCTCCATGGCTTAAGAAGCAGAAGTCTCAGAGCCAGGTGGGACCCAAAGAGAGCCAGGCTGCACCCGAGGAGGCAGGCGTTGCCTCCGTGAAGGAGGAGGACGGTGAGAAGGGGGAGCAGGCCGAGGCAGAGCAGACGTCATCGCCCACAGCAGACCAACCACAGGTGGAAGAAGAGAAAATAAACGGAGAGCCGAAACCAGAACAGATTGAGGAAGTGAAATcggaggaaaaagaggaggagaatCATTCCACTGGCAGTGCAGACACTCAG CCTGCTAAGGAGGAGAAAGCAGCAGAGGAATCTCAGGAGAAGAGCGCAGCAGAAGAGGAGAACAAGgaggcagaggaaggaggagaggagaagaaagacgAGGAAGAGAGCCCGAAGCCTGAGGGTGGACATTCTTTTATCAAGTCACCGCTGAAACTGACCAAGAAGGTGAAGATGGTGATGTGTCACGTGACCATGCTTGATGGAAGCCAGTTCCCCTGTGAGGTGGAG AAACGGGCGAAAGGCCAGTACCTGTTCTTTAAAGTGTATGAAGTCCTGAACCTACTGGAGAAGGACTACTTTGGGTTGAGTTACAAAGACAACTCTGACCAGACG TGCTGGCTGGACCCTACAAAGGAGATCAAACGTCAGATCCGCA ATGCCACCTGGCAGTTTGTGTTCAATGTCAAGTTCTACCCTCCGGATCCATCCCAGCTGACCGAGGATATTACCAG ATATCTCCTGTGCCTTCAGCTCCGGCAGGACATAGTGTCGGGGCGTCTGCCCTGCTCCTTCGTCACCCACTCCCTGCTGGGTTCCTACGCCCTGCAGGCCGAGCTGGGAGATCATGACTCCGGCGAGCACCGCCTCGACTACATCAGCGACTTCCAGTTCGCCCCCTCACAGAccaaggagatggaggagaaggtggtGGAGCTCCACAAAACTCACAG GGGGATGACTCCTGCTCAAGCAGATGCCCAGTTCTTAGAAAACGCTAAGAAGTTGTCGATGTACGGTGTGGATCTCCACCACGCCAAG gaCTCTGAGGGAGTGGACATCATGTTGGGAGTGTGTGCCAACGGCCTGCTGATCTACAAAGACCGACTCCGGATAAACCGCTTTGCCTGGCCCAAAATCCTCAAGATTTCCTACAAACGCAGCAACTTCTATATCAAAATCAGGCCGGGAGAG ACAGAGCAGTTTGAGAGCTCTGTGGGCTTCAAGCTGCCCAACCACCGCGCTGCCAAGAGGGTCTGGAAGGTCTGCGTGGAGAATCACACCTTCTTCAG GTTGATGACTCCAGAAGCGCCCACTAAAGCCAAGTTTCTCACGCTGGGCTCCAAGTTCCGATACAGTGGGCGGACCCAGGCCCAGACACGACAGGCCAGCACCCTCATCGACAGGCCGGCACCCTACTTCGAGCGCACCTCCAGCAAGCGTATCTCACGAAGCCTGGATGGAG CTCCAGTGATTAACGTGACTGAGGCCCACGAGTCAGCCCCCACCTCTGGGGAGAACGGCAGGGAGCCTGGCCTGGAACTCTCCTCTGATTCCAag GTAGAGGAGGAGCCTAGCGAAGGGGCGGTGGCCACACCTACTGAGGGCACTGAG ATGAAAGTAGATGAGCCAGACTCCTCCCAACAG GACCTGGATAAGACTCAGGAGGATGTTTTGAAACATCAGGCTAGCATTAGCGAGTTAAAGCGCAGTTTTATGGAGGCCACCCCTGAGCCGCGTCCCAGTCAGTGGGAAAAGCGCCTCACAGCCAGCCCGGCTACCAGCCTGCGTCTGCAGGCCCAAGGG AGATGCCCCCCATCCAGAACACAGGAGTCTCTCCCTGACCTCACGGTGGACACGGTCGCCAAg ccacccGTGGTGAAGACCGAGATGGTGACCATCTCAGACACGTTTGCGGCCCAGAAGACCGAGATTGCCACTAAGGAGGTTCCCATCGTGCACACCGAGACAAAGACCATCACGTACGAGGCTGCACAG CTGGACGGCAGCGGAGACGGCGAACCAGGCGTTCTCATGACGGCCCAAACCATTACCTCGGAGTCACtgtgcaccaccaccaccacacacatcaccaag